In Pseudomonas sp. MM213, a genomic segment contains:
- a CDS encoding UDP-glucose dehydrogenase family protein encodes MKISVFGSGYVGLVQAAVLAEVGHDVVCMDIDEKKVELLQQGHVSIFEPGLASLVRESLEAKRLQFTTDEKFAVQHGQVLFIAVGTPSRDDGSADLRYVLSVGEAVARHREQPVILVEKSTVPVGTGDTLRTHIDKCLIKVGRLLQFDIVSNPEFLKEGSAVADCRRPDRIIIGCENDDVRDVMRDLYAPFNRNHDRIMFMDLRSAELTKYAANCMLATKISFINQIAELAEHLGADIESVRLGIGADSRIGYHFIYPGCGYGGSCFPKDMRALIHSAEEAHCSSDLLQAVEAINQRQKHKLFERINAFYKGDLRGKTFAVWGLAFKPNTDDMRDAPSRVLLESLWAAGASVRAFDPEAMQETQHLYPDEAKLMLMGTPESVLAGADALIICTEWQQFKAPDFDLIQQRLKAPVIFDGRNLYDADRLARSGFMYFPMGRGDSRKLPIPHQQWPVASVVA; translated from the coding sequence ATGAAAATCAGTGTATTTGGTAGCGGTTACGTCGGCCTGGTGCAGGCCGCTGTTCTGGCTGAAGTCGGCCACGATGTGGTTTGCATGGACATCGACGAGAAAAAAGTCGAGTTGCTGCAACAAGGCCACGTGAGCATTTTCGAGCCGGGGCTGGCCAGCCTGGTGCGCGAAAGCCTGGAAGCCAAGCGGTTGCAGTTCACCACCGATGAAAAATTCGCGGTGCAACACGGCCAAGTGTTGTTCATCGCGGTGGGCACGCCGTCCCGGGACGATGGTTCAGCGGATTTGCGCTACGTGCTGTCGGTGGGCGAAGCGGTGGCCCGCCACCGCGAGCAGCCGGTGATTCTGGTGGAGAAATCCACCGTCCCCGTGGGCACCGGCGATACCTTGCGCACGCACATCGACAAGTGCCTGATCAAGGTCGGCCGGTTACTGCAGTTCGATATCGTCTCCAATCCGGAGTTCTTGAAAGAAGGTTCGGCCGTCGCCGATTGTCGGCGCCCGGACCGTATCATCATCGGTTGCGAAAACGATGACGTGCGCGATGTCATGCGCGACCTCTACGCACCGTTCAACCGCAACCATGACCGGATCATGTTCATGGACCTGCGCAGCGCCGAGCTGACCAAGTACGCCGCCAACTGCATGCTGGCGACCAAGATCAGCTTCATCAACCAGATCGCCGAACTGGCCGAACACCTCGGCGCCGACATCGAATCTGTGCGGCTGGGCATCGGCGCCGATTCGCGCATCGGCTACCACTTCATCTACCCCGGCTGCGGTTATGGCGGCTCGTGTTTCCCCAAAGACATGCGCGCCCTGATCCACAGCGCCGAGGAAGCGCATTGCTCCAGCGACCTGCTGCAAGCGGTGGAAGCCATCAACCAGCGGCAGAAACACAAGCTGTTCGAGCGCATCAACGCGTTCTACAAAGGCGATTTGCGTGGCAAGACGTTTGCTGTGTGGGGCCTGGCGTTCAAGCCCAACACCGACGACATGCGCGACGCGCCGAGTCGGGTACTCCTGGAATCGCTGTGGGCCGCCGGTGCCAGCGTGCGGGCGTTCGACCCGGAGGCGATGCAGGAAACCCAGCATTTGTATCCCGACGAAGCGAAGCTGATGCTCATGGGCACCCCGGAATCGGTGCTGGCCGGCGCTGATGCGTTAATCATCTGCACCGAATGGCAGCAGTTCAAGGCGCCGGATTTCGATCTGATCCAGCAACGATTGAAAGCGCCGGTGATATTCGATGGACGCAATCTGTATGACGCGGACCGGTTGGCACGCAGCGGGTTTATGTACTTTCCGATGGGGCGAGGCGACTCGCGCAAGTTACCGATTCCGCATCAACAATGGCCAGTGGCTTCAGTTGTTGCTTGA
- the arnE gene encoding 4-amino-4-deoxy-L-arabinose-phosphoundecaprenol flippase subunit ArnE, with product MSLLLVLAACLLTCLGQIAQKYAVENWRGKTSGWGEKLRSPWLWLALAALGAGLLVWLLVLQRLEVGVAYPMLSLNFVLITLIARFVFHETIDRRHWLGVALVIGGVILLGLNA from the coding sequence ATGAGCCTGTTGCTGGTATTGGCGGCCTGCCTGCTGACCTGCCTGGGCCAGATCGCCCAGAAATACGCCGTGGAGAACTGGCGCGGCAAGACGTCGGGCTGGGGCGAAAAACTGCGCTCGCCATGGCTGTGGCTGGCCCTCGCCGCGTTGGGCGCGGGTTTGCTGGTGTGGCTGCTGGTGTTGCAGCGACTTGAAGTCGGCGTCGCCTATCCGATGTTGAGCCTCAATTTTGTGCTGATCACCCTGATCGCTCGCTTTGTCTTCCACGAAACCATCGACCGCCGCCACTGGTTGGGCGTAGCGCTGGTGATCGGCGGCGTGATTTTGCTGGGGTTGAACGCATGA
- the arnF gene encoding 4-amino-4-deoxy-L-arabinose-phosphoundecaprenol flippase subunit ArnF, translated as MSLRRGIAFALGSVLLGSAAQLGMRWSMTRLPSPEHLLTASLDPSAVAVVLAAILAYALSMLSWLVALRDVPLGRAYSLLSISYALVYLLAAVLPVFNEDFSLSKSLGVALVILGVITINARPAHASTLRSDL; from the coding sequence ATGAGCCTGCGTCGGGGCATCGCCTTCGCCCTGGGCAGCGTGCTGCTCGGCAGTGCCGCGCAGTTGGGCATGCGCTGGAGCATGACGCGCCTGCCGTCACCGGAGCACTTGCTGACCGCCAGCCTCGACCCGAGCGCCGTCGCCGTGGTGCTGGCCGCCATCCTCGCTTATGCCCTGTCGATGCTCAGCTGGCTCGTGGCCCTGCGCGATGTGCCGCTGGGCCGGGCTTACTCGCTGCTGAGCATCAGCTACGCGCTGGTGTACCTGCTGGCCGCCGTCCTGCCAGTGTTCAACGAAGACTTCAGCCTTTCCAAAAGCCTCGGGGTGGCCCTGGTCATTCTGGGCGTCATCACCATCAACGCTCGACCTGCTCACGCGTCCACACTCAGGAGTGACCTATGA
- a CDS encoding toxin VasX, with protein sequence MTHPANLAAAAASKTAIGSPGACPLRKTHVQLLPLRYGLVEKPLDPGSELKLPYALTARPLGIRMLRDGWLYVIDSATGELHEYQVHNGLISALLHKGNKVGSDQRTPIEERPALIFSRRSTLYVTFAEVQWTAAKCAQVLDSREEREHFMQVVDLGPVDCETGGTHLLTVEQGKQWLAEIATAPARQAQAVQDRTEQAAESPPDAVLLPTVQVSDAPEHEREPYLWEQPRRFREAHIGEFLGQVRGPYQDDTLFLVVQDDLGVLRDLAEYQDTVVGWVDDWSNADANERDYLLAFYIESLSRLSAGDIGGLAKADGNPSVQALFADLEQLPEPDQEHTRQALLDYLNKGGKVEPAGVATPPELEQLRKDAHAEAFKFARYQGATPDFTAHGRASDEADRRYYTRQHFEVAPKDFVERHLDTLIKLGHEQDKRITDVLEGSSFSGKRGVNDLIDRPAMDAALSQHRDDLSRWNRMLDRITADRTMLVGAGRFHRSAWYYDAQDQQQLHQAFTAEYACLKDICRSDHASDILLGYLEEHPELTRPLFYTLPLRLQPEKAAQYATLFNAGMGVFNNLPHWLAELNKIEQLGLPALDDLPDPTRAVADAAQHSLSPALNLGLNRALEGFDLTGEKIPDLDELFRQLPKALSGRILDAAKTTGVTFTVASPAEHAVLQTTLKELLKERDYLKTLTRERNQLTHNKNRQGHKTPRAVELQGEIVRVRGQLTQLEGRLAGALSPIAELPDQSVRLYGATQARAGVTAVFPPAQQLEVRSLLKDIRIGVSSVPNGQLIRSEGMGLLVFLVQGVNLVSVYREMMSQTKNPKKRDEFFGALTATGAAGFTAAQSLADTALKARSAELVAGLQHHALQNVQVSMGKMHVGLGFFTYLFGFASSAISLHSQRQKWQQATRTGDRAEQIGAALATLGAGGMTAANAYGLGHTLHAGYTVAIAGNSAARKAAWAAAGTRLSTVFFRFNLAGALFTVLEFGGTWLFNRFNLSAHDKWLKTTPWSLDADHRGNHTLDEYRRYLDYLINAPYAQLGPNEHDSWLKNLLLKAKPSDIHLVLPRFNLSDFQPPLSGKPIHRLGIGARRLSVPLHSRGVPQERKEVISDEVVASLRLVQAAPDRLVLCLRYPLNPDAEFTPAVETLELAVCIETLNAKGIWEPRTQLIRINPHSTGRFPVLPPQSVSEYPPLLLVETHLLEMADHAHQE encoded by the coding sequence ATGACCCACCCTGCCAACCTTGCGGCGGCGGCCGCCTCGAAAACCGCCATTGGTTCCCCCGGAGCCTGCCCTCTGCGCAAAACCCATGTGCAGTTGCTACCCCTGCGCTATGGCCTGGTGGAAAAGCCCCTCGATCCCGGCTCTGAACTGAAATTACCCTACGCCCTGACGGCCCGTCCGTTGGGCATTCGTATGCTGCGCGATGGCTGGTTGTATGTGATCGACAGCGCGACCGGTGAACTCCACGAATATCAGGTGCACAACGGCTTGATCAGCGCCCTGCTGCACAAGGGCAATAAGGTCGGCAGTGATCAGCGCACGCCCATCGAGGAACGTCCAGCGCTGATTTTTTCAAGGCGCAGCACGCTGTACGTGACCTTCGCTGAAGTGCAGTGGACAGCGGCGAAATGCGCCCAGGTCCTCGACAGTCGTGAGGAACGCGAACACTTCATGCAGGTCGTCGATCTCGGCCCGGTGGATTGCGAAACCGGTGGCACGCACTTGCTGACGGTCGAGCAAGGCAAACAGTGGCTGGCGGAGATTGCGACCGCCCCGGCCCGGCAGGCGCAAGCCGTACAAGACCGCACTGAACAGGCAGCCGAGTCGCCGCCGGACGCGGTTTTATTGCCGACAGTGCAGGTCAGCGACGCCCCCGAGCACGAACGTGAACCCTATCTGTGGGAGCAGCCGCGGCGCTTTCGCGAGGCGCATATCGGCGAGTTTCTGGGCCAGGTGCGCGGGCCTTATCAGGACGACACGCTGTTCCTGGTGGTGCAGGATGACCTCGGCGTGTTGCGTGATCTGGCCGAGTATCAAGACACTGTCGTCGGTTGGGTCGACGACTGGAGCAATGCCGACGCCAACGAGCGCGATTACTTGCTGGCCTTTTACATCGAATCCCTGAGCCGGCTAAGTGCCGGGGATATCGGCGGGCTGGCCAAGGCTGACGGCAACCCGAGCGTGCAGGCCTTGTTCGCCGATCTGGAGCAGTTGCCGGAACCGGATCAGGAACACACCCGCCAAGCCTTGCTGGATTATTTGAACAAGGGTGGCAAGGTCGAGCCTGCAGGCGTAGCAACGCCCCCGGAACTGGAGCAATTGCGCAAAGACGCCCATGCCGAGGCGTTTAAATTCGCCAGATACCAAGGCGCCACACCCGACTTCACCGCCCACGGCCGCGCCAGTGACGAGGCTGATCGCCGTTACTACACGCGCCAGCATTTCGAGGTTGCCCCCAAGGATTTCGTCGAGCGTCACCTCGATACCCTGATCAAACTCGGCCATGAGCAAGACAAGCGCATAACGGACGTGCTCGAAGGTTCCAGTTTCAGTGGCAAACGCGGGGTCAACGATTTGATCGATCGCCCGGCCATGGACGCGGCGCTGTCTCAGCATCGCGACGACCTCAGCCGCTGGAACCGGATGCTCGATCGCATCACCGCCGACCGCACGATGCTGGTGGGTGCCGGTCGCTTCCACCGTTCGGCCTGGTACTACGACGCGCAGGATCAACAGCAACTGCATCAGGCTTTCACCGCCGAATACGCCTGCCTCAAAGACATCTGCCGCAGCGACCACGCCAGCGACATCCTGCTCGGTTATCTGGAGGAACACCCGGAACTGACACGGCCACTGTTCTACACCTTGCCCCTGCGCCTGCAACCGGAAAAGGCCGCGCAATACGCAACGTTGTTCAACGCCGGCATGGGTGTGTTCAACAACTTGCCGCACTGGTTGGCCGAGTTGAACAAGATCGAACAGCTGGGTTTGCCGGCGCTCGACGACCTGCCCGACCCCACCCGCGCGGTCGCCGATGCCGCCCAGCACAGCCTCAGCCCCGCACTGAACCTGGGCTTGAACCGCGCGCTGGAAGGGTTCGACCTGACGGGCGAGAAAATCCCCGACCTCGACGAACTGTTCCGGCAACTGCCCAAGGCGCTGTCGGGTCGCATCCTCGACGCCGCGAAAACCACCGGCGTGACCTTCACCGTCGCCAGCCCGGCGGAACACGCGGTGCTGCAAACCACCCTCAAGGAACTGCTGAAGGAGCGCGACTACCTGAAAACCCTGACCCGCGAACGCAACCAGCTCACCCACAACAAAAACCGCCAGGGCCACAAAACGCCGCGGGCGGTGGAGTTGCAGGGCGAAATCGTGCGGGTGCGCGGGCAGTTGACCCAGCTCGAAGGGCGATTGGCCGGGGCGCTGAGCCCGATTGCGGAACTGCCGGATCAGTCGGTTCGGCTGTACGGCGCGACGCAGGCCCGGGCGGGTGTGACGGCGGTGTTTCCACCGGCGCAGCAGCTGGAGGTGCGGAGTTTGCTGAAGGACATTCGGATTGGGGTGAGCTCGGTGCCGAATGGGCAGTTGATTCGGAGCGAGGGGATGGGGTTGTTGGTGTTTTTGGTGCAGGGGGTGAATTTGGTTTCGGTTTATAGAGAGATGATGAGTCAGACCAAAAACCCCAAGAAACGGGACGAATTCTTTGGAGCTTTGACTGCTACGGGAGCGGCGGGATTTACGGCCGCGCAAAGTCTGGCGGATACCGCTCTGAAGGCGCGTAGCGCTGAGCTCGTGGCCGGGCTTCAACATCATGCGTTGCAGAATGTGCAGGTGTCGATGGGGAAGATGCATGTGGGGCTGGGGTTCTTTACTTACCTTTTTGGTTTTGCCTCTTCAGCCATCAGCCTCCATTCCCAACGGCAGAAATGGCAGCAGGCGACACGGACCGGAGATCGCGCCGAACAGATTGGCGCAGCACTTGCCACTTTGGGCGCAGGTGGCATGACGGCTGCTAACGCCTACGGCTTGGGCCACACCTTGCACGCGGGTTATACCGTCGCGATAGCTGGAAACTCCGCAGCTAGAAAAGCCGCCTGGGCCGCAGCGGGAACAAGACTATCTACCGTGTTCTTCCGCTTTAATCTGGCCGGTGCTCTGTTCACTGTTCTGGAGTTTGGGGGCACCTGGCTTTTCAACCGCTTCAACCTCAGCGCCCACGATAAATGGTTGAAAACCACACCCTGGAGCCTGGATGCCGATCATCGCGGTAACCACACACTGGATGAATATCGGCGCTATCTGGACTACCTGATCAACGCGCCGTATGCACAACTGGGTCCGAACGAACATGACTCGTGGTTGAAAAACCTGCTGCTGAAAGCCAAGCCCAGCGACATTCATCTGGTCCTGCCGAGGTTCAATCTCAGCGACTTCCAACCGCCTCTCAGCGGCAAACCGATTCATCGTCTGGGGATCGGAGCCCGCCGTCTTTCTGTACCTCTCCACAGCCGTGGTGTGCCGCAAGAACGCAAGGAAGTGATCAGCGATGAGGTAGTGGCGAGTCTGCGCCTCGTGCAAGCAGCACCGGATCGGCTGGTGCTATGCCTGCGCTACCCACTGAATCCGGACGCCGAGTTTACCCCGGCGGTTGAAACGCTGGAGCTGGCGGTCTGTATCGAAACCCTGAACGCCAAGGGGATCTGGGAGCCACGGACTCAACTCATTCGGATCAATCCTCACAGTACAGGGCGTTTCCCGGTACTGCC